AAGCGATCTCCGTTGATTACGATGATCGGTCGCACCCGGCAGCGCTGGCCACGCATCAAGCTGTCGATGGCGTTGATCAGCGACGTGCGGCGGCCGGCCTCGGCCAGGGTCCGGATAATCACTTCAACTGTCACGAGGTTTCCCCCCAAGACCTCGCTGCGCCGGCATGTCCTGATCCGGCCAGCGTTACCTGCGAGCGACGGCAGCAAGGCTTGTGCCAAGCGTCGATGCCGCTGGCCCGCGCCATGCAATCCAACGGGCGGCAGCCGGTGATGACCGGCACCGGGGCAGGTGCAGCGAGCGCCGATGGTTCCAAAACAGAGGGAGCGGTGGGGGAAGGCGATGGGAACGGTGGAAACGAGGCAGTTTGCGCGCCCGGTGGTCTCGGTGGTCATACCGGCGCGTAACTGCGGCGCGCTGCTGCCGGCGGCGATTGCCAGCGTCGATGCGCAGGACGTCGACAACGTTGAGATCGTCGTCGTCGACGACGGCTCCAGCGATGGAACCGCCGAGTGGCTGGCCAATGAGCGCTGCTCCCGCCCGGGTCTTGTGGTTCTCACCGGCGGTGGCGACGGACCGAACATCAGCCGCAATCGGGCGATCGTCGCCGCCGCGGCACCACTGATCGCCTTCCTTGATGCCGACGATCTGTGGACACCGGGTAAGCTCGCGGCACAGCTTGCCTTCCACGCCAATGATCGGTCCGCAATCTTCAGCTTCACCGACTATCTGCACGTCGACCCGTCCGGCGCCTGTCACGGCACCAGCTTCGAGTACTGGCCGGCCTTCCGTCGTAGCCTCGCCGGCGAGGACGCCACAAACGGCTTTCGCCGGCTCGACCGTCCTGCCGCCCACATCCTTGCCGAGAACGTCGTCGGTACGTCGACAGTGGTCGCCCGGCGCGAGGTGTTGCAAAATGCATCCGGTTTTGATGCGAGCTTGCGTTCTGCAGCGGACTGGGACCTGTGGCTGCGTCTGGCGCGCAGCGGCCCGGTCGGCTTCAGCCGCACCGTCGGCACCCGCTACCTGATGCAACGGCCGGGATCGGTCAGCGCCAACGCAGCCCTGCGCATCGCCTGCATGCACCGCATCCTCGATGCCAACGCGCCGTTTCTGCTCGCCGCTGGAGAGTCCGGCTCGGTGCGGCTGGCGCGGGCGCACCTCCTCGAGACGGAAGCGGAGTTCGCGCGCGCCCAAGGACGTCGCGGCGAGGCGATCGCCACGCACCTCAGGGCGTGGGCGCTTTGCCCCTCGGCGCGCCGCCTCAGAGCAATCGCCGCCGATTTGCGCCCGGCCCGGCGAGATCCGGCGCACGCCGGTGATCAGGCCCGCGTCACTCCTCAGGCGTAAGCAAAGCGGCCCGGTTCGCCACCGCGCATACCCGGCAGTGGAGCGCTTTGCTCGTGGCGCGGGTCAGGCCGGCGACGCACCGATCGCTCGCGCGTAGACGGCGAGCACTTTGTCGACCCCGATCGCCGGGGAGAACGCCGCGGCGACCGCGGCGCGGGCCGCGGCGCGGACCGCCGTGTCGTCCATCGCCTGCCATGCGGCGATCGCCGCCGCCATTGCCGGCACGTCGCCGGGCGGAACCAGCCAGCCAGTCCGCTCGTGCGCAATGCATCGCGGCAGCGCACCAACCGCAAAGGCGGCGACCGGCACACCGTAGGCCATCGCTTCCAGTGCCGCCATCGGCAGGCCTTCGTGGCGCGAGGGCATGCAGAGCAGCCCGACGTCCTGCCAGTGTTCGGCCATCCCCGCGACCATGCCGGCGAAGCGCACGTGATGGGCGTGCGCGGCTTCGAGCGTCCGGCGCATCGGCCCATCGCCGTAAATGCAAAAGCGCAGGTGCGGGAACGCTGCAGCGAGACTGCAAAACGTGTCCGGTCCCTTCTCGTGAGAAAGACGGCCGACGAACGCCACGGTTTCGGGACGCGGGCCCGCCGCGGCCGCCGGCGCCGCCGGCAGTTCGACGAAGTTCTCGATCAGCGCCGATCCCTGCGGCAGCCGTTCGCGAATTGCATCGCTAACGGCAATGCAGTGCGCGAATCGAGCAGTCAGGTAGTCGGTGGCAACGTAGAGCCGCATCCGGCCGAAACCTGGCTCGCCGGCGTGAAAACTCGAGACGACCGGAAGGCCGAGCAGGCGTGCCATCAGTCGGCCGAGCACGCCGGCCTTATAGCCGTGGGTATGCACGATCGCCGGTCGCCGCTGGCGCAATGCGGCGAACAGGCTTGCCATCGTGCCGGCGAGGGTGGTGTGGGCAATGCCTGCGCCATCGAGCGCCGCCTTCAGCGGATGCGCGCCATGATCGGCAAGAAACACCACTTCAGCAGCGACGCCGCGGGCAACCAGTGCTCGTGCCAGGGTTGCGACGTGCGATTCGATCCCGCCCGGCTGGCGACTGTCGAGCAGCAGCCACACGGATGACGGAGTGCCCGGACGGGCCGGAGATAGCGCGGTGACTGACACCGAAGCGAGACCCTCCTGCCGGTGAGCGCAGCGGCCGCGGATGACGACGGCACCACCGGCAAGCGCTATGCCAACGACCGCGAACGCCCGAGCGACCGCCGGCCTGCGTCGCCCGTCGTGTGCGCATCCGTCGCACCGCGCCAGATAGCGCTTGGCAGGCTCCTTGCCTTATCAGCGGCAGGGACGTCCGACGGCTCGACGCCGCGGAACTTTCGCCGGGGATCGTACCTCGGGAAAATGGGGAAACGCAGCATGGGCACCTACCTGATCACCGGCGGATGCGGTTTCATTGGCTCGCACTTGGCGGATGCGCTGATTGCGGCGCGGCACCGGGTGCGCATTCTCGACGATCTGTCGACCGGGCGGTTTGGCAATGCGCCGCGGCAGGCCGAGGTGTTGGTCGGCAGCGTCGCCGACGTCGAACTGGTCGGCCGGGCGATGAGCGGCATCGACGGCTGCTTCCATCTCGCCGCGGTCGCCTCGGTGCAACGCTCGAACGAGGCGTGGCTGGAGACCCATCTGACCAACCTCGTCGGCACCATTGCCGTGCTCGATGCGGCGCGCCGGCAGCGCACGCCGGTGGTCTTCGCGTCGTCGGCGGCGGTCTACGGGCGCCAACCCGTCCAGCCGCTCACCGAGGACTGCCCACCAGATCCGCTCACCGCCTACGGCGCCGACAAGCTCGGCTGCGAGCGCCATGCCCGGGTGGCCGGGCTCGTCCACCGGGTGCCGACGGCGGGCCTGCGCTTTTTCAACGTCTACGGGCCGCGCCAGGACGGTCGATCGCCCTACTCGGGAGTGATCTCGATCTTCGCCGAGCGGCTGAGCCGCGGTGCCGCCCTCGACGTCTACGGTGATGGCCAGCAGATGCGCGATTTCGTCTATGTCGGCGACGTCGTCCGCTTTCTGAGCGCGGCAATGGCCGCGGCCAGCCCTGAGGCCCCGGTGTTCAACGTCTGCACTGGCGTTCCCACCTCGATCGTCACCCTTGCCGCCACCCTCGCCCGGCTGTGCGAGCGCCCGCACGCGGTGCGCTTCTACCCGGCGCGCGCCGGTGACATTCCGTCCTCGTTCGGCTGCCCGGAGCGGGCGGCGGCGGCGCTCGGCGTGCGCGCTGCCGTCACCCTCGCCGACGGCCTCAAAACCACCCTGGCCAGCCCCGCTGCCCCTCGCAAAGCCGCCTGATCCCCCATAGGACCAGTGGGGCGGTCAGGCCTCAAGAAGGCAGCGTCAACTGGCATCTTCAGATTGATGGCAAACGCGACGACTAAACAATGCCTCGCGACAGGCGTGGTTATGCCGTTATGCCGGCGCCGGTGCCGCTGACCCAGGTGGCGAAGGCCTGGGTGCGAGCGGACCAGAAGGTTGCGGGGCTCTAAACGAGGATATCGAGAACGAAATTATCCTGGTCGACGGCACGCCAACATCAATGTTTTCCCCGGCGATGCCGACGACGATTTCGGCAAGGTGCCACCTCCAACGAGACACCATGGCACCCTCGTTGTCCTTCGCGCCGACAGAGAGCCGTCAGGCGACGTGATTGCGGGGACGCTTGAACCGCCGAGTGGCGGTGATCAGGGCGTCCACCACCCGGTCCTGATCGCCATCAGTCATCTCCGGATAGAGCGGCAGCAGGATGCAGCCGTCGCGTGCCCGTTCGGACTGCGGCAGTGGGAACGTAGGACGTTGGCCGGCGTACGCCTCCTCGAGATGGGTGCACATGATTCCCCGCCGGGTGGCGATACCGTCGTCGAGCATGGCCTGCATCACCTCGACCTGCGGGCAGGCAGGATCGAGACGCACGCAGTAGCTCTGCCAGTTCGAGCGCGCCCATACCGGCTCGCTCGGCGCGTGCACGTCGGGGCAGTTTGCCAGTCGCTCCTTATAGTTCTGGGCAAGCGCCCGCCGTCGCTGCAGGATGTCGGGCAGGCGCTCGAGCTGACAACGTCCAACCGCTGCCTGGATGTCGGTCATCCGATAGTTGAAGCCGGGGATGCGATAGCTCTCAAAGATGACCGCGCCGGCGTTATGACGCACGGCATCGGACACGCTCATACCGTGCTGCCGCCACAGGCGGAACAGGGCATCCCACTCCGGGTTGGCGGTGGTAAGCATGCCGCCGTCACCGGTGGTGATCACTTTGCGCGGATGGAACGAGAAGCAGGCGACATCCGAGTGTGGCCGGCCGATTCGCTCCCACTGTCCGGCTTCGACGCGGATCTCCGAGCCGACCGCACACGCCGCGTCCTCAATGACCGGCAGTCCATGATGACGAGCGACCGCGAGAACGCGGCTGAGATCGCACGGCATGCCCATTTGGTGGACGCACAAGATCGCCTTGGTACGGTGGGTGACCGCAGCGGAGATGCGCTGCGGGTCGATGTTGTAGGTCTGCGGGTCGATGTCGACGAACACCGGCATGGCGTTGCAGCACAGCACGCTGTTCGCTGTGGCGATAAACGAGTGGCTGACGGTGATCACCTCGTCGCCGAAGCCAACCCCGGCCGCGAGCAGCGCGAGATGGAGGGCAGCCGTGCAGTTGGAGACGGCGCAGGCGTAACGGGCGCCGACGAATGCTGCGAACTCGTGTTCGAACGCTGCGACCTGACGGCCTTGTGTCAACCATCCGGAGAGCACCGTTGCCTGTGCAGCCGCCGCCTCGGCTTCACCTACCATCGGCCGGGCTATAGGAATCACGCCGCCGCTCCTGGCAGAGCGACACGAGCCGACCCGATCGCCTGTGTTTGTCGCCACCAGTCGACCAACTCGCGTAGTCCGGCTTCGAAACCGATCGTTGCCATGAATCCGAGTTCCCGGCGCGCCGCGGCGACGTCGGCGAGGCGGCGTGGTACCGGGTTGACCGCGCGCTGATCGGCATAGATCGGCGTGAGTCCATTCACGCCCATTGCCGACGTCAGCGATCGTGCCACCTGAGCAAGGCTCGTTTCGGTCCCGCTGCCGATGTTGTAGACGACGTCCGAGGCATCGGCCTCGGCGGCCAACAGATTGGCCCGCGCGACGTCACGGACGTGGACAAAGTCCATGGTCTGCAATCCGTCGCCAAAGATGATCGGCGGTTGGCCGGCCTCTATCCGTTCCATCCAGCGGATCATTACCTCGGTATAGCGCCCATGGATATCCATGCGTGGGCCATAAACATTGAAATAGCGCAATGCCACGTAATTGAGCCCGTAGGTATCGTTGAACGAGCGGAGCATTCCCTCGGCGAACGCCTTGGCGGCGCCGTAGAGGGTGCGGTTGTTGTAGGGATGATGACGCTCGTCGGTCGGGAACGCATCGGCCATGCCGTACACCGACGCCGAAGAGGCCATCACCACTTTGGCGATCTCGTTGCGCACGCACAGTTCGAGCAGATCGAAGGTGGCGTCGGCCATGACGTTGATCGCCGCGCGCGGATCCTCGGCACAATGGGTGATGCGCAGTGCTGCCTGATGGAAGACAATGTTGGCCCCCTCGACTAGATCGGCCATGAGCTGGCGGTCGCGAATATCGCCTTCGACGAGTTGCACACCGCCGCGCGCCATCGCCCGATCGAGATTCTCAACGCGGCCGCGGATCATGTTGTCGACGACGACGATATTCCGGCACCCGGCGTCTGCGAGCAGATCGACGATGTGCGAGCCGACGAAACCGGCACCACCGGTCACCAGCACCCGTGCGTCGGGCCATGCGATGCGTGCCTGCCTCATTGCTGGGGTCCTTTCTTTGTGTAAGGTTGGTCGTAACCGTTCCCGCCGTTCCCGTTCGCCGGGAGTGGCAACGGCGCGACACTGTCGTCGGTCGAGCGCCAGCCGATAATTCGGGCCGGTACTCCCGCGACCTTGGCGAAGGGGGGAACATCCTGGGTGACCACCGCACCGGCACCGACCAGCGCGCCCCGTCCGATGGTCACGCCCGGCAATAGCACGGCGTTGACGCCGATATCCGCCCAGTCCTCGACGCGTACCGGGGCGATGCGCAGGTCAGTGGCAATGACCGGCACATCGATCGGCTCACCGGTGTGCTCGGAGCCGAGAACCTTGGCCCCAGGCCCCCAGCCGACGCAATTCCCGAGGACGAGGTCGCGCGCGTCGAGGAAGCTGTGCGCCCCGATCCATACTTTGTCACCGATCACGCATCGGCCGTCGAAACGGCCGTGCAGGACACTGCCCTCGGAGATGATGACGCCGTTTCCGAACTCGAAGGTCTCGAGATGGCGAAAGCCGACGTTGGCGGCGATGCGCAGATCATCTCCGCAACGTGCGGCGAGCGCGCGAACGCAGGTGCGCCGCATCATCGTCTCGATGTAGCCCTCGCCGCGCGAGAAGCGGGCAAATAGCGCGGCGATGTCCTCTGCGGTACAGCGCCGTCGCAGCTCGTCGGAAAACCCACGTTCGAACGGCGGATCGGCTTCGATGGGCCGGCGGCCGCCGACGGCAGCGACGATCCGGATGCCCTCGCGTTCATGCCGCGTCAACATCGCGTACCCCCTGTCCGCAGCTTTGCGCCATCGCGGCGCAGACCCGATGGACCTGCGCTTCACTCATTTCCGGGAACAATGGCAATGACAGGGTTTCTGCGGCCATGGCTTCGCTTTGTGGAAAATCGCCGGCTCGGTAGCCGAGATCGACGTAGGCCGGCTGCAGGTGCACAGGAATCGGATAATGCATGCCGGTAGCGATGCCGAGCGCGGTCAGCGCGCCGCGCACTCGCTCGCGCTGGCGCACCCGCACCGCGTAGACATGCCAGACGTGATCGTCGCCGGCGGCAGCCGGGCGCTCGGCGTCGACGTCGGCGAGACCGGCGTCGTAGGCAGCAGCGATAGCGCGGCGGGCGGCGATCCAGGCTTCGAGCCGGTCGAGCTTAACACCGAGCACCGCGCCCTGGATGGCGTCCATCCGGTAGTTGAAGCCCCGCAGGACATGACGGTAGCGCTCTGCTTGGCCCCAGTCGCGTAGCGAGCGGACCCGCGCCGCGAAATCGTCGCGGTCGGTGACCACCGCCCCACCTTCGCCGCAGGCACCGAGATTCTTGCCGGGATAGAAGCTGAAGCAGCCGATGTCGCCGAAGGTGCCAGCGCGCCGGCCGTGTGCCGCGGCTCCGTGGGCTTGCGCCGCGTCCTCGATGACGATCAGCTGGTGGCGGCGGGCGATGGCGAGGATCGCCGGCATATCGGCGAGTCGGCCGTGCAGGTGCACGGGGATGATCGCCTTGGTCCGCGGCGTGATCGCCGCCTCGAGCTGGCTCGCGTCCATCGTCCACGCATCGGCGGTAACATCGATGAAGCGTGGTGTCGCCCCGGCGGCAAGGATCGCCGCGACCGTGGCCACGAAGGTCATCGGTACGGTGATGACTTCGTCGCCAGCGCCAATGCCGGCGGCCAGCAGCGCTAGGTGCAGGGCCGAGGTCCCGGAATTGACGCCGATCGCGTGCCCGGCACCGCAGTAGCCGGCGAACGCGGTCTCGAAACGCTCGACGCACGGGCCGAGGACGTACTGCCCGCTCTCCAGGACTTGGCTCACCGCCGATTGCAGCGCCGGGCCGATCGAGCGGTACTGCGCCTTGAGGTCGAGGAAGGGAACCGGCTCAGCAGCGACCAGAGGCATCACGAAGCCCTCCGCAACGGCGGGAATTCGACAGGATTGCCGCGCTTGGCCATCGAGCCGGTTGTCGCTTCGAGCATTTCGACGACGCGCAGGCCGGCGAGCCCGTCGGTCGTCGGCGTCGCACCGTCGATGATGCAATCGAGGAAGTGTTCGATCTCTGTGCGCAGCGCTTCCTTGGTCGAAAGCTGCGGTGCCCACATGTCGCCGGCGCGGTAGCCGATCCGCATCTCGCGAATCCGCTCCGGATCGCCGTGCACAGTCACGCCCTTGTCGTAGATCTTGACCTTCTCGCTCGGCTCGAGGTCGTCATAGACGATCATCTTTTCGCTGCCGCCGATCAGGGTCTTGCGCACCTTCACCGGCGCCAGCCAGTTGACGTTGATGTGCGCGATCATGCCGCTTTGGAAGAACACGGTGATGTAGGCAATGTTCTCCGGGCTTTCCGGGAGGTGGCGTGCGCCGTTGGCGGACACCGCCACGGCGTGGTCGGCCAACGCATATTCCAAAATCGAGAAGTCGTGTACGGCAAGGTCCCAGATGACGTTGACGTCGCGCTGGAACAGGCCAAGGTTGACGCGTATAGAATCATAGTAATAGACGCTACCGATGACGTTGGTGTTGACCATCTCACGGATCTTCTGCACCGCGGGGTGTAGACGAACGTGTGATCGACCATCAGTACAAGATTGCGCCGCGCTGCTTCGTCGACGAGGTGCTTCGCCTGCTCTGCCGTCTCGGTCATCGGCTTTTCGACAAGAACGTGCTTGCCAGCACGCAAAGCTGCAAGCGCGATTTCGAAGTGATTGCGCACAGGCGTGGCGATAGCTACAGCATCTATTCCAGGATTGCTCAAAAGATCATGGTAGTTGTTCGTGATAATTGTGCCTGGATAGCGGCGGGAAGCAAGATCACGCTGCTCTGAAGCAAGATCACTTATCGCGATAACTCGCGCGTTATTCTTTTCAGAGAAGTTGCGAACAAGATTTGGGCCCCAATATCCGTAACCGATTACACCGACACCTATGTCGGATGCCGATCCAGATGATCGGTACCCCAAGCTGATACCTGACACGTCTTGTGTCCCCCTCTGCCCGCTATTGCTGACGTTCTCGACGGTGATGAGGACTGCAATTCCGATGCCGGTTTTATGCCAGACAAATTAATCGGAAAACTTCCACGACACTTTTTTGCGGATCGAGTGGACGAAACGCGTGAGCCCGACCAGCCTGGCGCTGAACGCCGCCTCGTCGTCGTCAGCCATCACGAGGACGCGCCTGATCTCCAGTGGATGGCGGTGCACCGCGGCAAGCGTTGACGGACCGTCGGCGAGGGTGAAGGCGGCGGTGAATCCCTCGTCACGGAGTATCGCGACGTCCTGCGGCCGGTAGTCGTCGGCAAGACCGTTGGGATAGGCGAATGCTCGCACCACAACGCCGACCTCGGCCTCGATTTGTCGCTTCGATTCGACCATCTCGGCGCGGGCCTGTGCCGCCGGAATACGGCTAAGGATTGCATGGCTCCGGGTGTGGCCGGCGATGGCGACGCCGGAGCGGGCGAGGACGCGCACGTCATCCCAGCTCAAGTGCAGGTGGCGAAATGCGTCTTCCGGCACCAGCACTTGAAGGGCGCTGGCCAGCGCTGCACCCGCCGCCGGCAGCGCCTCGCACGGCAAGGCCTTAGCGGCGGTGATCCACTCGTGCAGTGCCTGCCGCCGCCCTGGTTCGTCGGACCAGGCAATCGAGCCGGTGAGCGGCAGGAACGCCTCGCAGCGCGCAGTGTGGTGGAAGCAGTAGGCGGCGAGATCCCAGAAGAACGGCTTTGA
This genomic stretch from Rhodospirillales bacterium harbors:
- a CDS encoding glycosyltransferase family 2 protein; protein product: MVPKQRERWGKAMGTVETRQFARPVVSVVIPARNCGALLPAAIASVDAQDVDNVEIVVVDDGSSDGTAEWLANERCSRPGLVVLTGGGDGPNISRNRAIVAAAAPLIAFLDADDLWTPGKLAAQLAFHANDRSAIFSFTDYLHVDPSGACHGTSFEYWPAFRRSLAGEDATNGFRRLDRPAAHILAENVVGTSTVVARREVLQNASGFDASLRSAADWDLWLRLARSGPVGFSRTVGTRYLMQRPGSVSANAALRIACMHRILDANAPFLLAAGESGSVRLARAHLLETEAEFARAQGRRGEAIATHLRAWALCPSARRLRAIAADLRPARRDPAHAGDQARVTPQA
- a CDS encoding glycosyltransferase family 4 protein → MSVTALSPARPGTPSSVWLLLDSRQPGGIESHVATLARALVARGVAAEVVFLADHGAHPLKAALDGAGIAHTTLAGTMASLFAALRQRRPAIVHTHGYKAGVLGRLMARLLGLPVVSSFHAGEPGFGRMRLYVATDYLTARFAHCIAVSDAIRERLPQGSALIENFVELPAAPAAAAGPRPETVAFVGRLSHEKGPDTFCSLAAAFPHLRFCIYGDGPMRRTLEAAHAHHVRFAGMVAGMAEHWQDVGLLCMPSRHEGLPMAALEAMAYGVPVAAFAVGALPRCIAHERTGWLVPPGDVPAMAAAIAAWQAMDDTAVRAAARAAVAAAFSPAIGVDKVLAVYARAIGASPA
- a CDS encoding NAD-dependent epimerase/dehydratase family protein, with protein sequence MGTYLITGGCGFIGSHLADALIAARHRVRILDDLSTGRFGNAPRQAEVLVGSVADVELVGRAMSGIDGCFHLAAVASVQRSNEAWLETHLTNLVGTIAVLDAARRQRTPVVFASSAAVYGRQPVQPLTEDCPPDPLTAYGADKLGCERHARVAGLVHRVPTAGLRFFNVYGPRQDGRSPYSGVISIFAERLSRGAALDVYGDGQQMRDFVYVGDVVRFLSAAMAAASPEAPVFNVCTGVPTSIVTLAATLARLCERPHAVRFYPARAGDIPSSFGCPERAAAALGVRAAVTLADGLKTTLASPAAPRKAA
- a CDS encoding DegT/DnrJ/EryC1/StrS family aminotransferase, whose amino-acid sequence is MVGEAEAAAAQATVLSGWLTQGRQVAAFEHEFAAFVGARYACAVSNCTAALHLALLAAGVGFGDEVITVSHSFIATANSVLCCNAMPVFVDIDPQTYNIDPQRISAAVTHRTKAILCVHQMGMPCDLSRVLAVARHHGLPVIEDAACAVGSEIRVEAGQWERIGRPHSDVACFSFHPRKVITTGDGGMLTTANPEWDALFRLWRQHGMSVSDAVRHNAGAVIFESYRIPGFNYRMTDIQAAVGRCQLERLPDILQRRRALAQNYKERLANCPDVHAPSEPVWARSNWQSYCVRLDPACPQVEVMQAMLDDGIATRRGIMCTHLEEAYAGQRPTFPLPQSERARDGCILLPLYPEMTDGDQDRVVDALITATRRFKRPRNHVA
- a CDS encoding NAD-dependent epimerase/dehydratase family protein → MRQARIAWPDARVLVTGGAGFVGSHIVDLLADAGCRNIVVVDNMIRGRVENLDRAMARGGVQLVEGDIRDRQLMADLVEGANIVFHQAALRITHCAEDPRAAINVMADATFDLLELCVRNEIAKVVMASSASVYGMADAFPTDERHHPYNNRTLYGAAKAFAEGMLRSFNDTYGLNYVALRYFNVYGPRMDIHGRYTEVMIRWMERIEAGQPPIIFGDGLQTMDFVHVRDVARANLLAAEADASDVVYNIGSGTETSLAQVARSLTSAMGVNGLTPIYADQRAVNPVPRRLADVAAARRELGFMATIGFEAGLRELVDWWRQTQAIGSARVALPGAAA
- a CDS encoding acyltransferase, whose product is MLTRHEREGIRIVAAVGGRRPIEADPPFERGFSDELRRRCTAEDIAALFARFSRGEGYIETMMRRTCVRALAARCGDDLRIAANVGFRHLETFEFGNGVIISEGSVLHGRFDGRCVIGDKVWIGAHSFLDARDLVLGNCVGWGPGAKVLGSEHTGEPIDVPVIATDLRIAPVRVEDWADIGVNAVLLPGVTIGRGALVGAGAVVTQDVPPFAKVAGVPARIIGWRSTDDSVAPLPLPANGNGGNGYDQPYTKKGPQQ
- a CDS encoding DegT/DnrJ/EryC1/StrS family aminotransferase, which produces MPLVAAEPVPFLDLKAQYRSIGPALQSAVSQVLESGQYVLGPCVERFETAFAGYCGAGHAIGVNSGTSALHLALLAAGIGAGDEVITVPMTFVATVAAILAAGATPRFIDVTADAWTMDASQLEAAITPRTKAIIPVHLHGRLADMPAILAIARRHQLIVIEDAAQAHGAAAHGRRAGTFGDIGCFSFYPGKNLGACGEGGAVVTDRDDFAARVRSLRDWGQAERYRHVLRGFNYRMDAIQGAVLGVKLDRLEAWIAARRAIAAAYDAGLADVDAERPAAAGDDHVWHVYAVRVRQRERVRGALTALGIATGMHYPIPVHLQPAYVDLGYRAGDFPQSEAMAAETLSLPLFPEMSEAQVHRVCAAMAQSCGQGVRDVDAA
- a CDS encoding polysaccharide deacetylase family protein translates to MTTSLCFSPLRRQSHRGGDGARSVTANRQTGLARSSLRLFHRLGGNRLLHHLWPSRLTVLAYHRIADTSRSDFVGFAANVSATATSFDAQLRWLRQHFHIVSLDEVLEWLDGNTTLPNNPALITFDDGYKDMLDAALPVLRRHAAPAALFLATDCVGSSKPFFWDLAAYCFHHTARCEAFLPLTGSIAWSDEPGRRQALHEWITAAKALPCEALPAAGAALASALQVLVPEDAFRHLHLSWDDVRVLARSGVAIAGHTRSHAILSRIPAAQARAEMVESKRQIEAEVGVVVRAFAYPNGLADDYRPQDVAILRDEGFTAAFTLADGPSTLAAVHRHPLEIRRVLVMADDDEAAFSARLVGLTRFVHSIRKKVSWKFSD